The following is a genomic window from Devosia neptuniae.
CTCGACAATGAAGGCTATGGCTGCATCAACCGGCTGCAAATGGCCACGGGCGGCGCCAACTTCAACAATCTGTTGAAGGACACCCACCATGTCACTCTGCCCGGAATCGATTTTGCCGCCCACGCCGCCGCGATGGGCGCCGTATCGCGCAAGGTCGGCTCGATTGCCGAGCTGGAAACGGCGCTGCACGAAACCGAAAGCGTGGACCGAACCACAGTGATCGTGATCGATACCGATGCGCTGATCACCACCGATGAGGGTGGCTCCTGGTGGGACGTGGCGGTGCCGGAAGTATCCGACCGGCCGCAGGTAAATGCGGCTCGCGAAGGCTATGTGAAGGCGCTTAAGGCGCAGCGGGCAGGGTAAAACCTGGATCGGTACCCCCTCCTAGCCTCCCCCTGATAGGGGGAGGAACCGCGTGGTGGGTGTTGTGAGATTTACGAAAGCCCCGATCTGTCCCTCCCCCTATCAGGGGGAGGCTAGGAGGGGGTACTAGGCGCGAACGCGCAGGAGAGACGAATTGAAAGCCAAACTCGGCATGTCGCCCATCGCGTGGTGGAACGACGATCTGGTGGAACTCAGCGATGATGTGTCGCTGGAAGAATGCCTGCGCCAGTCGCGATCGGCCGGATTTACCGGCATGGAAAAGGGCCGCCGCTTTCCCGATGATCCCGATGTGATGCTGCCGATTTTGCGTGCGGCCGACGTCACCCTCTGCGGCGGCTGGTTTTCCGGCACGCTGGTCGATGAGGAATTGGGGGCCAATAAGGACCGCATCGCCCCGATGATCGAGCTGTTCAAGGCGGTCAATGCGCCCTGCATCGTTTATGGCGAGGTTGGCCGCTCCATCCAGGGCGACCGCTCCAAGCCACTGGCCACCAAGCCCAAGCTTTCCGACGACGAAATGGTCGCCTATGCCAAAAAGGTCACCGCATTTGGCGAATGGTGTGCCGATCAGGGCATGCCGCTGAGCTATCATCACCACATGGCGGCCGTGGTCGAGACCGAGCCGGAGCTGGATGCCTTCATGAAGGCGTCGGGCGCGGGCATTCCGCTGCTGCTCGATGCGGGCCACCTGGCCTTTGCCGGTGGCAATGTGTTGCGCGCCATCGACAATCACCATGCCCGCATCAACCATGTGCATGTGAAGGATATTCGCCGCTCGGTGGTGGACGGGCTGGATCGCACCAAGCAGAGCTTTCTCGATGCGGTGGCACTGGGCGCGTTCACCGTGCCGGGCGATGGCTCGCTCGATTTCGGCGCCATCGTGCAGAAATTTGCCGATTATGGCTATGAGGGCTGGTTTGTCGTCGAGGCCGAGCAGGACCCCAAGGCCAATCCGCCGCTGCGTATGGCGCAGGTGGGCCACAAGGAGCTGATGCGGGTGATGACTGCTGCTGGCTACACCGTGGAGACCGAGGGCTTTCCCAAGGGGTGAGCTTTCGGCCCGCGATATGCTAAAGGCTGGTCAGGTTCTCAAGAAGAAGGCGGATCGGTTTTGAAAGCAGACGACCTTAAATGGTTCAAGCCCCTGTGGCGGCGCGTTGCCATCACCGGGTTTCTGGCGGTGTGGTGCGCCTATGAATGGCTCTGGAGCAAGGAGCCGTTCTGGGGCGTGCTGGTGGGCGCGGCTTTGGCCTATTCGCTCTACAATTTCTTTTATGCCTTCCCCAAGGAGGACCCTACCGATGAGCAACTCCCACCTCCGCCTCCGCCCGAAAGCCAAGACGGGCCTGGTTCATGACGTAACTCCGGCATCGGCCGGCTGGACCTATGTCGGCTTTGCCCTGCACAAGCTGGCGGCCGGCCAAGTGACCGGCGGCGAAGCGGGGGATCGCGAGCTTTGCCTGGTGCTGGTCAGCGGCAAGGCGCGCATTTCGGTCGATGGCGTGGATTTCGGCGAAATCGGCGAGCGCATGAGCCCGTTCGAGGGCGCGCCCTGGGCGGTCTATGTGCCCAAAAGCAGCGAATGGGCGGTCGATGCGACAACAGCGCTCGAGCTGGCAGTCTGCGCAGCGCCGGGCGGCGGGGATTACAAGGCCAAGGTAATTCCGCCGGGCACCCATCCACGCCTCACGCGCGGCAAGGGCGCCAATATCAGGCATGTCCACAATATCATGCCCGAGGACGATAATTCGGCCCATTCCCTGCTGGTGGTGGAAGTGATCACCCCCCAGGGCAACACCTCCTCCTACCCGCCGCACAAGCATGATCAGGATAACCTGCCCCACGAGAGCCAGTTGGAAGAGACCTATTTCCATCGCCTCAATCCACCGCAAGGCTTCGCCTTCCAGCGCGTCTACACCGATGACCGCAGCCTCGATGAGGCGCTGGCGATCGAAGACGGCGACGTGACGCTGGTGCCCAGGGGCTATCACCCGGTGGCGACCACGGCGGGGTATGATCTCTATTATCTCAATGTGATGGCTGGGCCCAAGCGGGTGTGGAAATTCCACAACGCGCCCGAGCATGAGTGGTTGTTGAAGTAGGCACAATGCCGTCCTCCCCACCGCATCTCCCTCGGGCCTGACCCGAGGGCCATTCGCCGCTCACGCCGTGCTGAGAGTGGCCCTCGGGTCAAGCCCGAGGGAGATCGTGGGTGAGGAGCGCGTGGTGATCCACGCGTTCCTGAGTGCTTACCGCCCCTGGAACACGCTCTTATCCGCCAACACCCCAAGCACTTCACTCACCTTCACGGCCCGGCCTTCCCTGACCGACTTCAGCGCCGCATCCGCCAGCGCTAGTGCAATCAAACCATCCAACCCACTCGGCGAAGCCGGAGATTTTGATTCAACCGCATCCACGAAGGTGCTGATTTCTCGCGCATACGCGTCGGTATAGCGGGTCATGAAGAAGTCGTGCAGCGGCGGGCGGGTGTAGCCGGTGGCATTGGCGACTTCGATGGAGACCGGGCGCTGGTTTTCGGCCGAGACGGCGCCCTTGGAGCCATGCACTTCGATGCGCTGGTCATAGCCATAGGTAGCGCGGCGCGAATTGGAGATGGTGGCGTGCTTGCCCGAGGCGGTCGAGAGCATCACCGAGACACTGTCATAATCGCCGGCCGCGCCGATGGCTGGATCGACCAGCACGGAGGCCTGGGCGGTGACACTGTCGATCTCCTCGCCCAGCAGGAACCGGGCCATGTCAAAATCGTGGATCGTCATGTCGCGGAAAATGCCACCCGAGCGCTTGATGTAATCGACCGGCGGCGCGCCGGGGTCGCGCGAGACGATGGTGACCATTTCCACAGTGCCGATTTCGCCCCTGGCGATCACGTCATGCACGGCCATGAAATGGGGGTCAAAGCGGCGATTGAAGCCGACCATCAGCGTGGCGCCTTCGGCATCGACCACCTTGAGGCAGGCCTTGACGCGCTCGACATCGAGGTCGATCGGCTTCTCGCAGAAGATGGCCTTGCCGGCCCGGGAGAACTGCTCGATCAGATCGGCATGGGTGTCGGTGGGCGTGCAGATAACCACGGCGTCAATGTCGGTTGCCGACAGGATTTGCTCGATGCTGCGGACGTCGCAGCCATATTGGCCGGCGATGTCAGTGGCGGCCTTCTCAAAGGCGTCGGCCACGGCCACCAGTTGGGCGGTTGGATTGGACGAGATGGCCTTGGCATGCACCTTGCCGATGCGGCCGGCGCCAAGCAGGCCGAAACGAACAGTCATTTGATAGTCTCCGGGTAGTGGCGCCGTGGGGCGCGGTTATTCTAATGCACGCGAAGGCGATGCGCCGGCGGGGTGGCGAAAATCAGACCTTCTTCCGCTTGCGCTGCCGGTATTGGTCGGTGACCACGGCGGCGACGATGATCATGCCCTTGATAATCTCCTGATAGTAGGCGTCGACCCGCAGGAAGGTGAAGCCCGAGGTCATGGTCCCCAGAATAATGGTGCCGATGACCGTGCCGGTGATGCGCCCCTGCCCGCCCGCCAGCGAAGTGCCCCCGATAACGGCCGCAGCAATGGCATCAAGCTCATACATCACGCCCATGCCGGCCTGCGCAGTCTGGGCGCGGGCGGCGGTGACCAGGCCCGCCAGTCCCGCCAGCATGCCGGCAATGGCATAGACCTTGATCAGGTGCTTTTCGATATTGATGCCCGAAACCCGCGCCGCCTGCGGATTGGCGCCGATGGCGTAGGTGAATTTGCCATAGCGGGTATAGCGCAATGCGATGTGGAAGATCAGCGCCACGCCGAGGAAGATCACCACCGGCCAGATGCCCATGCCGATGAAGGTGAAGTCGGGGGTCAGGCCCGAAACCGGCTGGCCCTTGGTGTACCATTTGGCCACGCCACGCGCCGATACCATCATGCCCAGAGTGGCGATGAAGGGCGGGATTTTGGTGTAGGAAATCAGCGAGCCATTGATGATGCCGGCCAGCGTGCCGATGGCAAGACCAATCACTAGCGGGATGATGACCGGCAGGCCGACCAGCGCCGGATAGACCGGGCGGGCCCAATCGGCGGACTGGGCGAAGCTGGCGGCGATCATGGCCGTCATGCCCACGACCGAGCCGGAGCTAAGGTCAATGCCGCCGGTGATGATGACCTGCGTCACGCCGACGGCGATAATGCCGACCACGGACACCTGCAGGATCATGATGGTCAGCCGCTGCTGGTTCATCAGGAAGGACTGGCCGATGAAGATCCAGCCGAGCAGCTCGAAGGTCAGCGCAATGCCGGCCAGCACGAGCAGGATGGACAACTCCGTCGGCAATTTGCGCCGCCGCGTCCGCGGCGTTGCGAGGGTTTCTGATGTGGTCATGGCTGGGTCCTCCCCAAATGTTTTGTCGTGGGAGCAAAGAAAGGCCCCCTCATCCGCCCCTTTGGGGCACCTTCTCCCACGAGGGGAGAAGGGTGGGCTTCGAGCATTCGGCTGGCGCTGAGTTCCCCTTCTCCCCTCGTGGGAGAAGGTGGCGCGCAGCGCCGGATGAGGGGGAACTGGTTCATCATCGTGCCGCCAAATCCATGATCTTCACCTGATCTGCCTCGGCCCGATCCAAAAACCCCGTCGCGCGGCCATGGTGCATCACCATGATGCGGTCGCTCATGCCCAGCACTTCGGGGAGTTCGGATGAAATCATGATGACGGCCACGCCCTGGCGCGCCAATTGGCTGACCAGCTTGTGAATCTCCGCCTTGGCGCCGACATCGATGCCGCGCGTCGGCTCGTCCAGAATGAGGATTTTCGGATTGGTCAGCAGCCAGCGCCCGATCAGCACCTTTTGCTGGTTGCCGCCGGAGAGATTTTCCACCCGCTCATCAAGGCTGGGCGTTTTGACGCGCAGCTTCTGGCTCATCTCCTCGCAGGTGCGCGACAGCGCGCCCTGGGTGACAAAGCCGAACTTAGTATAGCCATCCTGCAGCACAGCAAGCTGCATGTTTTCCTGAATGTCGAGCGCCAGGAGACACCCGGTTTCCTTACGGTCTTCGGTGATGAACGCCATGCCATGCTGAATGGCGACGGTGGGCGACTCGATGGTGACCGGCTTGCCATTGATGGAAATGCTGCCGCTGGTGGCCGGACTTACCCCAAAAATCGTCTCGGCCACATTGGAGCGCCCCGAGCCGACCAGCCCGGCAATGCCCAGGATTTCTCCGGCGCGCACATCAAAACTGATGTCGGAGAACACGCCCCTGAGCGCCAGGTCCTTGACCGAGAGCACCACATCGCCAATCGGCACGATTTCCTTGGGGAACATCTGGGTGATTTCGCGCCCCACCATCATGCGGATGATTTCGTCGCGGGTCACATCGGTCGAGGCATGAGTGCCGATATAGCGGCCATCGCGGAACACCGAGAACTCGTCGGCGATCTCGAACAGCTCATTCATCTTGTGGGTGATGTAGATAATGCCTTTGCCCTGGCTGCGCAGGTCGCGAATAATCGAAAACAGGTGCGCCACCTCGGTTTCGGTCAGCGCCGAGGTGGGCTCATCCATGATGAGCACGTCGCTCTCATAGGACACCGCCTTGGCGATCTCGACCATCTGCCGGCTGGCCACGGAGAGCGTTGAAACCTGCACTTCGGGATCGATATCGATATTGAGCTTGGCGAACAAAGCAGCCGTGCGCCGGTTGAGCTCGCCATGATCGACAAAGCCGAAACGGGTCAGCGGCTCGCGCCTGATCCAGATATTTTCGGCCACGCTCATATAGGGCATCAGGTTGAGTTCCTGATGGATCATGGCAATGCCGTTTTCGAGCGCATCGAGCGGCGACTTGAGCTGGATATTGACGCCGCGCAGCTTCACCTCGCCGCTATCGGGCGTGTAAATGCCGGCGATGATCTTCATCAGCGTAGATTTTCCCGCGCCATTCTCGCCCATCAGGGCATGAACGGTGCCGCGCCGCAGCTTGAGCGACACGTCATCGAGCGCCACAACGCCGGGAAATTCCTTGCGGGCATTGGAGATTTCCAGCAGCAGCGAAGCATTGGGCACCGCCCCGCTTTCACGCACCGCACGCATTGTCTGCGGACTAACCATCGCTGCCTCCTGCTCTGATTTGCGGGACGCGCCGGGCTCACCAGCGCGTCCGCGCGATTGCTGCCTAATTGGCGTAGTCGGCCATGTTTTGTGGGGTCACCAATTCGAAGGGGACCCAGATTTTCTGCTCGGTCGGCTCGCCCCGCGCCAGGGCGAGAGCGGCATCGATGGAGGCAGCGCCCTGCGCATGGGCATTCTGGAAAATGGTTACGTCGAGATCGCCGGCGGCCATCGAGGCCAGACCATCGGGCGTGGCATCGACGCCTGCGACCAGCACGGAATTCATGTCCCGGCCGACCGATTTTAGCGCCTGGATGGCGCCGATGGCCATCTCATCATTATTGGCGATGACGGCATCGAATTCGAGGGACGAGGAGAGCCAATTGGTCATCAGATTGGCCGCTTCGAGGCGATCCCAATTGGCGGTCTGCTCTTCGAGCACGCTCATGCCCTTGCACTCGTCGGTGGCGATCACATCATGCACGTCCTTGGTGCGCTGCAGGGCCGAATGGTTGTTGAGCGGACCCATCAGGATCAGCACATTGCCCTTGCCACCCAGCAGGCGGCAGACTTCCTTGGTCTGCAGCGTACCGGAATCGATTTCGTTGGAGCCGACAAAGGCGGCCTTGGCCGGCAGGCTATCGAGATCGGCGGGCGGGTGATTGGCATAGATGATGGGAATGCCGGCCGCATCGGCCAGCGCCGTCATGGCCGGGGTGCTATCGGCATCCACGGCGGCGATGATGATGGCGTCAACGCCCGAAGCGATGAAATTGCTGACCTGATTGAGCTGGTTGCTGGGGTCGTTGACTGCGTCTTCCACCTGCATCGTCACATCGCCCAGCTCGGCGGCGCGGGCCTCCATGCCATTGCGCAGCAGGGTGAGAAAGGTGCTGTCAAAGCGGGCCATGGAGACGCCGATATTTTCGGCGTGGCTGGGCACCGATAGCAGGAAGGGCAGCGCCGTTGCGCCAAGCAGGGCTGTGGTCAGCTTCATGTTCAAACTCTGTTCAAGGAAAGATGCCGGCGCGCCGTTGGGGACGCGCCGGCAGGAGATCAGTTCTTGGCCTGGTAATCGGCCAGGTTAGCCGGGGTCACCAGTTCGAACGGCACCCAGACTTCGCGTTCCACGCTCTCGCCACGGGCAAGCGCGAGAGCCGCGTCGAGCGCACCGGAGCCCTGGGCCGCGGCGTTCTGGAACACGGTGACGTCGAGATCGCCGGCGGCCATTGCGGCCAGGGCGTCCTGAGTGGCGTCAACGCCGCCCACGATCACGGCATCCATGGCCACGCCGCCGGCCTTGAGGGCCTGGATGGCGCCGATGGCCATTTCGTCATTATTGGCGACCACGGCATCGAACTGGATGCCGGCCGAGAGCCAATTGGCCACCAGATCGGCGCCCTGCTGGCGTGACCAGTTTGCCGTCTGCTCTTCGGCGATCTTCATGAACGAGCATTCGGGCGTGGCGATCACATCATGCACGTCCTGGGTGCGCTGGCGGGCAGCCTGGTTGGACAGCTCGCCCATCATGACCACGATATTGGCTTCCGTCTTGCCCGCTTCGGTTAGCAGGCGGCAGACTTCCTTGGTTTCGAGCGTGCCGGAATCGACTTCGTTAGATGCGACGAATGCCTGCTTTTCGGGCAGGGTATCGAGGTTGACCGGCTGGCGGTTGACATAGACCAGCGGAATGCCCGCATCGGCGGCCAGCTGGGACATGGGCGCAGTGGCGTCGGTATCCACGGCATTGACGATGATGGCATCGACGCCCGAAGCGATGAAGTTCTGGATCTGGCTCATCTGCTTGGACACGTCATTCTGCGCGTCCTCCACCTGCAGCTCGACGCCATCGAGCGTCTTGGCATAGTCGCCCATGCCATTGCGCAATACGGTCAGGAAATTATCGTCGAACGCGGCCATGCTGACCCCGACGGTCTCGGCCATTGCGGCGCCGGTAAAGCTGGTCAGCATCGTGGTCGCCAATGCGGCCATTACGATCTTCTTCATTGCTCATTCTCCTCCAAGAGAGCTGGGCGTCCGGTCGCGCCCATTATGTCCGGATCTTTCCCTTGCTCGGGAATTAGTTGGTCACGCGGCCTTCTCCTTGAGCCCCGCGACGATGAAATCCATGCTTTGGCTGATCGCAGCGGCCGGATCGGCCAGGTGACGCAGCTCTTCGGCAAAAGGCTCGAACGAGAGCGGACCAATGTAGCCCCCTGCCCGCAGCGCGGCGATCTGTTCGAGATTGCCGAGGCGATCCTTGGGACCGACCAGCAGGCGATGGCTGTCGCGCATGTCGCTGACAGCAATCGTCGGGTCATCGACGCCGGAGATGTGGATGAGGCCGGTCAGCTCGGGGAACAGGTCGGGCTCACCCGCGAGGTGATGGTGGAACGTGTCGTGCGTCAGCCGGAACACGTCGCGGCCATCGGCATTGTCGATCGCCTGAACCGCTTCGCGTTTGGAGCGCAGCGAGCAGGTTTCAAAGCCCAGGCACTCGACGAGGCCAATCAATGCACGTTCGCGCAAGATTGGCGCGATCAACGCTAACAGTCCGCTAGCATTTTCGACCCTTTGGTGTGCGTCGGCGATAGCACCATCATTGGCCGCAACGAGCACCAGAGCCTGGGCGCCGGCTTGGGCGGCGTAGTCGGCCAGGGCTTCGGCCTCGGCCAGGCGGGTGGCGGAGGGCTGATTGAATTTCTGTAGGGCATTGATGGAAATGATGGTTACATCATTTGCCCTGGCGAGGGCTTTTACCTCGGCTGCGGGCGTGCCGTCGAGGATGGCATTGCCGGCAATGTCATTGCGGATTTCGACGCGCGGGGCGCCCAATTGGCGGGCCAGCGCGAAGAATTCGGGCAGCCGCAACTGCGGCGCCGACATGTGGTTGATGGCAAAATCCATCGACTGGCTGGTGGACACGCCTCGCACTCCCTGGATCGCCGGGCCGGACCCGATCTTTCGTTGGATCAAATGAAATACGGGTTCTGTTCTATTGTCAATGCGGAATGTTCATTCCAAAATATGACAGAATGGACCGCATAATCCGCGGTCAAACGGAATATTCGTGCGACTAGAAACGTTTCAACCGGCGAGACTAGATGTTCTCTGAGACATAGATATCGAAGGGCAAGAAGGTCTGGCCGGCAGAATCGGCGGCGGAATGGGCCAGCGCCGCCGCCATCAGGCTGACAATGCTGGGGCCCAACGCGGCGAGCGGAGTGCCGATGACGGCGGTGGCGATATTGTCGGCCAAAGCCGCGTGGGTCACCGGGTTCAGCTCATTGCAGACCAGGGCGATGCGGCCCGCCATACCCTCGTTACGCAGGGCGGTGATGACGCCCTCGGTGCCACCGCCGGCGACATAGATGGCCGATAGATCGGGATGGCGGCGCAGCAGATCGAGCGTTGCTTCATGGGCGAGCGCACCGTCTTCGAGGCTAACCTGGGTGTCGATGATCGATAGATCAGGCGCCGCCTCGCGCAGATAGGAGCGGAAGCCGATCTCGCGCATTTCATGGCCGTGAAAGCGGTGGCTGCCGACAAAGACCACCACCTTGCCCGGGGCCTTGGCGGATTTGGCGATCAGCCAGCCGGCCGTGCGGCCGACCTTGCGGTTATTGGTGCCGACATAGCCGCGCCTGATGCCGGCGGCAAAATCCGACAGCAGCGAAAACACCGGCTTTCCAGCCGCCTCGACCTCCTGCACTGCCGCAGTAACGGCGGGGTGATCCACGGCCACCATGGCGATGGCATCAACGCGCGGCGCCATTTCGGCCAGCCGCGAAGCGATTTCACCTGGGGTCTGGTTGGCGAGGAAAGCGATGGCAGGAGTGACGCGGAACTGCGTCGGACTGGCGCTGGCCTGTTGCAGCGCCGTCGCGACGTCCTGATAGAACAACTGATCCGGCCGTTGCAGTAGGAAGCCCAGCCGGTAATGCGGCAGATTTTGCTCAAGCCGGCGGCGGATGAGGCCGGAGCCGTGATAGCCGATTTGCTCGGCGGCGCTGAAGACCCGCTGGGCCGTTTCCTGGCGTACCGGCAGGCGGCCATTGAGCACCCGATCGACTGTGGCGACGCTCAGATCGGCAATGCGGGCAATATCGGCAACAGTCGGGCGGCGGACCAAGGCGATCTCCTGCAAATTTCCATCATACAGGCAAGTGCAATAATGATGGCAATGATAGAAACCATCATGCGCGGATTGCGGAAAAGTCGCAAGTTTGCCAGCATCAAAAGCAGGGAATTCGCTAGCGGACTGTTAGCATCGAGAGGCACAATTGGCCCAAACTGCGAAACGCGACTACAACCTGCTCGGCCCCAGCTCGGAAGCCGCTATTGCCAGCGGTCTGGCCGCCGCCGAGTGGTATCACACCGAGGTCGACCGCAAGCAGATGAAGGCGCTGATGCAGCGCTCGGACGGCCCGGCGATCCGCGACACCGTGATCTGGCTCGGCTCCATGCTGGTGCTGGCGGCAGGCGGTATCTACTTCTGGGGCAGTTGGTGGGCCGTGCCGTTTTTCCTAGGCTATGGAGTACTTTACGGCTCGGCCTCGGACTCCCGCTGGCATGAATGCGGGCATGGCACGGCGTTCAAAACGCGGTGGATGAACAACGTCGTCTATCAGATCGCCTGCTTCATGATCATGCGCAATCCGGTGACCTGGCGCTGGAGCCATGCGCGGCACCATACCGATACGGTGATCGTCGGGCGGGACCCGGAAATCGCCGTGATGCGGCCGCCCGACCTGTTTCGGGTGATCCTCAATTTCTTCGGCATCCTCGACGCCGGCTGCGCCATGCTCGACATGGTGCGGAACGCTGCCGGCGTGGTGACGCCGGAGGAGAAGAGCTTCATCCCCGAAATGGAGCATGCCAAGGTGATCCGCGTGGCACGTATCTGGCTGGCTATCTATCTGGCGACGCTGGCGCTTTCGCTGTGGATGGGGTCGATCTTGCCACTGATGCTGATCGGCCTGCCCCGGCTCTACGGTGCCTGGCACCATGTGTTGACTGGCCTGCTCCAGCATGGCGGGCTAGCCGACAATGTAACCGACCACCGGCTCAATTCCCGCTCGGTGCTGATGAACCCGGTGAGCCGGTTCATCTATTGGAACATGAACTACCATGTGGAGCACCACATGTTTCCCATGATCCCCTATCACGCGCTGCCGCAACTGCATGAGCTGATCAAGCATGACCTGCCGACGCCGAACAAGTCGATCATCGATGGCTATCGCGAGATGGTGCCGGCGTTTCTGCGGCAGTTGCGGAATGAGGACTACTTCTTGAAACGGGAGCTGCCGGC
Proteins encoded in this region:
- the iolE gene encoding myo-inosose-2 dehydratase, whose protein sequence is MKAKLGMSPIAWWNDDLVELSDDVSLEECLRQSRSAGFTGMEKGRRFPDDPDVMLPILRAADVTLCGGWFSGTLVDEELGANKDRIAPMIELFKAVNAPCIVYGEVGRSIQGDRSKPLATKPKLSDDEMVAYAKKVTAFGEWCADQGMPLSYHHHMAAVVETEPELDAFMKASGAGIPLLLDAGHLAFAGGNVLRAIDNHHARINHVHVKDIRRSVVDGLDRTKQSFLDAVALGAFTVPGDGSLDFGAIVQKFADYGYEGWFVVEAEQDPKANPPLRMAQVGHKELMRVMTAAGYTVETEGFPKG
- the iolB gene encoding 5-deoxy-glucuronate isomerase, encoding MSNSHLRLRPKAKTGLVHDVTPASAGWTYVGFALHKLAAGQVTGGEAGDRELCLVLVSGKARISVDGVDFGEIGERMSPFEGAPWAVYVPKSSEWAVDATTALELAVCAAPGGGDYKAKVIPPGTHPRLTRGKGANIRHVHNIMPEDDNSAHSLLVVEVITPQGNTSSYPPHKHDQDNLPHESQLEETYFHRLNPPQGFAFQRVYTDDRSLDEALAIEDGDVTLVPRGYHPVATTAGYDLYYLNVMAGPKRVWKFHNAPEHEWLLK
- the iolG gene encoding inositol 2-dehydrogenase produces the protein MTVRFGLLGAGRIGKVHAKAISSNPTAQLVAVADAFEKAATDIAGQYGCDVRSIEQILSATDIDAVVICTPTDTHADLIEQFSRAGKAIFCEKPIDLDVERVKACLKVVDAEGATLMVGFNRRFDPHFMAVHDVIARGEIGTVEMVTIVSRDPGAPPVDYIKRSGGIFRDMTIHDFDMARFLLGEEIDSVTAQASVLVDPAIGAAGDYDSVSVMLSTASGKHATISNSRRATYGYDQRIEVHGSKGAVSAENQRPVSIEVANATGYTRPPLHDFFMTRYTDAYAREISTFVDAVESKSPASPSGLDGLIALALADAALKSVREGRAVKVSEVLGVLADKSVFQGR
- a CDS encoding ABC transporter permease; the protein is MTTSETLATPRTRRRKLPTELSILLVLAGIALTFELLGWIFIGQSFLMNQQRLTIMILQVSVVGIIAVGVTQVIITGGIDLSSGSVVGMTAMIAASFAQSADWARPVYPALVGLPVIIPLVIGLAIGTLAGIINGSLISYTKIPPFIATLGMMVSARGVAKWYTKGQPVSGLTPDFTFIGMGIWPVVIFLGVALIFHIALRYTRYGKFTYAIGANPQAARVSGINIEKHLIKVYAIAGMLAGLAGLVTAARAQTAQAGMGVMYELDAIAAAVIGGTSLAGGQGRITGTVIGTIILGTMTSGFTFLRVDAYYQEIIKGMIIVAAVVTDQYRQRKRKKV
- a CDS encoding sugar ABC transporter ATP-binding protein, which produces MVSPQTMRAVRESGAVPNASLLLEISNARKEFPGVVALDDVSLKLRRGTVHALMGENGAGKSTLMKIIAGIYTPDSGEVKLRGVNIQLKSPLDALENGIAMIHQELNLMPYMSVAENIWIRREPLTRFGFVDHGELNRRTAALFAKLNIDIDPEVQVSTLSVASRQMVEIAKAVSYESDVLIMDEPTSALTETEVAHLFSIIRDLRSQGKGIIYITHKMNELFEIADEFSVFRDGRYIGTHASTDVTRDEIIRMMVGREITQMFPKEIVPIGDVVLSVKDLALRGVFSDISFDVRAGEILGIAGLVGSGRSNVAETIFGVSPATSGSISINGKPVTIESPTVAIQHGMAFITEDRKETGCLLALDIQENMQLAVLQDGYTKFGFVTQGALSRTCEEMSQKLRVKTPSLDERVENLSGGNQQKVLIGRWLLTNPKILILDEPTRGIDVGAKAEIHKLVSQLARQGVAVIMISSELPEVLGMSDRIMVMHHGRATGFLDRAEADQVKIMDLAAR
- a CDS encoding sugar ABC transporter substrate-binding protein, yielding MTTALLGATALPFLLSVPSHAENIGVSMARFDSTFLTLLRNGMEARAAELGDVTMQVEDAVNDPSNQLNQVSNFIASGVDAIIIAAVDADSTPAMTALADAAGIPIIYANHPPADLDSLPAKAAFVGSNEIDSGTLQTKEVCRLLGGKGNVLILMGPLNNHSALQRTKDVHDVIATDECKGMSVLEEQTANWDRLEAANLMTNWLSSSLEFDAVIANNDEMAIGAIQALKSVGRDMNSVLVAGVDATPDGLASMAAGDLDVTIFQNAHAQGAASIDAALALARGEPTEQKIWVPFELVTPQNMADYAN
- a CDS encoding sugar ABC transporter substrate-binding protein: MKKIVMAALATTMLTSFTGAAMAETVGVSMAAFDDNFLTVLRNGMGDYAKTLDGVELQVEDAQNDVSKQMSQIQNFIASGVDAIIVNAVDTDATAPMSQLAADAGIPLVYVNRQPVNLDTLPEKQAFVASNEVDSGTLETKEVCRLLTEAGKTEANIVVMMGELSNQAARQRTQDVHDVIATPECSFMKIAEEQTANWSRQQGADLVANWLSAGIQFDAVVANNDEMAIGAIQALKAGGVAMDAVIVGGVDATQDALAAMAAGDLDVTVFQNAAAQGSGALDAALALARGESVEREVWVPFELVTPANLADYQAKN
- a CDS encoding TIM barrel protein, with translation MDFAINHMSAPQLRLPEFFALARQLGAPRVEIRNDIAGNAILDGTPAAEVKALARANDVTIISINALQKFNQPSATRLAEAEALADYAAQAGAQALVLVAANDGAIADAHQRVENASGLLALIAPILRERALIGLVECLGFETCSLRSKREAVQAIDNADGRDVFRLTHDTFHHHLAGEPDLFPELTGLIHISGVDDPTIAVSDMRDSHRLLVGPKDRLGNLEQIAALRAGGYIGPLSFEPFAEELRHLADPAAAISQSMDFIVAGLKEKAA
- a CDS encoding LacI family DNA-binding transcriptional regulator, which gives rise to MVRRPTVADIARIADLSVATVDRVLNGRLPVRQETAQRVFSAAEQIGYHGSGLIRRRLEQNLPHYRLGFLLQRPDQLFYQDVATALQQASASPTQFRVTPAIAFLANQTPGEIASRLAEMAPRVDAIAMVAVDHPAVTAAVQEVEAAGKPVFSLLSDFAAGIRRGYVGTNNRKVGRTAGWLIAKSAKAPGKVVVFVGSHRFHGHEMREIGFRSYLREAAPDLSIIDTQVSLEDGALAHEATLDLLRRHPDLSAIYVAGGGTEGVITALRNEGMAGRIALVCNELNPVTHAALADNIATAVIGTPLAALGPSIVSLMAAALAHSAADSAGQTFLPFDIYVSENI
- a CDS encoding fatty acid desaturase family protein, coding for MAQTAKRDYNLLGPSSEAAIASGLAAAEWYHTEVDRKQMKALMQRSDGPAIRDTVIWLGSMLVLAAGGIYFWGSWWAVPFFLGYGVLYGSASDSRWHECGHGTAFKTRWMNNVVYQIACFMIMRNPVTWRWSHARHHTDTVIVGRDPEIAVMRPPDLFRVILNFFGILDAGCAMLDMVRNAAGVVTPEEKSFIPEMEHAKVIRVARIWLAIYLATLALSLWMGSILPLMLIGLPRLYGAWHHVLTGLLQHGGLADNVTDHRLNSRSVLMNPVSRFIYWNMNYHVEHHMFPMIPYHALPQLHELIKHDLPTPNKSIIDGYREMVPAFLRQLRNEDYFLKRELPATAKPYREELHSGVAAE